Below is a window of Variovorax sp. TBS-050B DNA.
GTCGCCTTTCGCGCAGCGCGAGATCGCATGGCGGCTCATCCGTCAGTTGGGCTTCAACCACCTGCCGCTCGCGGACCTGCCGCACCGCGAGGGCGCCCAGGCGTTGCGCGACATGCTGCGGCTGTTCGTCTCGATCGACGACGAGGTGCAGCACCGGCAGATCGAAAGCCTGGTGGGCTCGCGTGTCGAGCCGGTTACGCGCCGGCTGCCCGGCGGCGGGCCGCTGATCTACGGGCGCGGCGTCCTGTGCACGTTGAGCGTGGACGAGGAGGGCTTTTCGGGCACCAGCCCTTACCTGTTCGGGCTGGTCCTCGAGCACTACCTCGCCCGGCACGTGAGCATCAACGTTTTCACGCAGACCGTGCTCGATTCGATGCAGCGCGGGACCGTGGCGAAGTGGCCGGTGCGCATGGGCGGGCGGGGCATCGTCTGATGTTGCGCGAAGCCGCTCCCGTCGATGCGGGCCTGGCCGATTTCCTCGCGCGGCTGCGCGCGGCGCCATGGAAGTTCGGCTTCATCGCGCTGATGCGGCGCTTCAGTGCGGCTTACCCGCGGCTGCCGCGCATCGGACTGGCCGGCCGTCCGCAGCAGGAGGCCTTTCGCCTCGGACAGACAGCCGCGCTGGCCTTCGCGCCGCGCGAGATCGCCGAAGTGGTGCTGGCGGGCGAGGGCGTGCGATCGCCGGGCTTCGCGCCGTCCGTGCGCGGCGGCAACAACCCGGAGCTGCCGACCGTGCGGCTGTATGGCCTGGGCATGCTCGGCCCCAATGGGCCGTTGCCGCTGCATTACACCGAACTCGTCCGCGAGCGCACCGAGAACTTCAACGACGGCACGCTCGCCGACTTCCTCGACATCTTCCATCACCGTTACTTCACGCACATGTACCGGGCCTGGGCGCAGGCACAGGCAGCCGCGGGGCTGGACCGGCCCGACGACGAGACCTTCAGCCGCTACGTCGCGCAGCTCACCGGCCATGACCCGCTGGAAATCTGCGACTCGGTGCTGCCGGCGCATGCCCGGCTCGCGGCTTCGACGCACCTCGCACGCGAGGCGCGCAATCCCGATGGGCTCGCGCAGACGCTCGGCCGCTTCTTCGCGGTGCCGGTGCAGTTGCAGGAGTTCGTCATGCATTGGATCCGCATCGATCCCGAAGACCAGACGCATCTGCACCGGCCCTCCATGTCGAGCGTGCTCGGGGTGGGAGCCGTGGCGGGTGAGGTCATGCCGGACCGGCAGAACAAGTTCCGGCTCGTGCTCGGACCGCTGACCCTCGAGCAGTACCTGCGCTTCACGCCGCAGGGCAAGGACCTGCCGCTGCTCGTCGAATGGGTGCGCGGCTTTGTCGGCTATGAGTTCATCTGGGATCTGGAATTGCGCGTGCGCAACGACAACGCGCCCCCCGCTCGGCTCGTGGACACCGATCGGCTCGGATGGTCGACCTGGCTCGGCGGCTCCGGCACCGTCGACCCATCTTCTGTTTCGGAGGCGGCCGATGTTCCCTGCGGCTACGCGATCGGAATGGTCTTCGAGCCCGAACAGTACATCGGCCAGCGCACGACGGCGGCCGCGGCGCCGGCCTGAGCGGCGTTCGCTCTTCTTTTCTGCTTCCTCACCTTGCGCATGACCAGCAATGCCATCCTCTCTCCCATCAGCGCGGTCGAACCTTGCGGTCCGAGCCTCGAATACGACCACGAGTTCGCCATGCTGCGTGCGCGCCTGGTGCCGCGCGAGGATGCGCAGTACGGCAGCTTCGTCGGTGCGCCCGAGGCGCTGAACTGGGCCGAGATCGAACGCGACTGCCAGCGCCTGCTGCTGCGCACCAAGGACATCAACCTGCTGGTGTGGCTGTGCCGGGCGCGCACGCGGCAGGGTCAGGCGGCAGGCCTCGCGCAGATGCTGGGCACGATGGGCGCGGTGCTGCAGACCTGGCCCGACCAAGTGCATCCGCAGATCGTGATCGAAGGCGAGCGCGACCCGGCCGTGCGCGCCAATGCCATCGCGGGGCTGGTCGATCCCGAGGGGCTGCTCGGCGACGTGGGCGACCTCGTGGTGTCGGCAAGCACCGCCTTGCGGCTCACCGTGCACGACGTGGAGCGTGCGTTTGCGATACCCCGCCCGGCGGATGCATCGGACCCGGTAGCCGTGACGCAGCAACTGGTGGCATTGCGCGCGGCCGCGGAGGGCGATCCGCTGGCGCCCGTTCAGTGCCTCGCGCAGGCGGCAGGGCACCTGCGTGCCATCGACGACTGGACGAGGGAACAGCTTGGCGACGATGCACCGTCGCTGCGGCCGCTGCGCCGGGTGCTGGAGCTGTTCCTCGCCCCGCAGGGGCAGCAAGCGGGTTCCGGCGCCGCGGCAGATTCTTCGGCGGACCCTGGTGTCGGTGCCGGCTGGCCGGACGTTCCACTGCGCGCAGTGCCTGGCGGCACGCGCTCCGAGGTGCAGCTGGCCATCCGTTCCACCCGTCAGTGGTTCGAATCGCACGAACCCAGCAGCCCCGTCGCCGTGCTGTTGAAGCAGGCGGAGCGCATGGTCGGCAAGCGCTTCTCGCAAGTGGCCGATGCGATCCCGCTGGATCTGCTGCGCCGATGGGATAGCGACGAAGGTGACGAGCGGGGTGCCGCATGAACGAACTTCTGATCTTTGGCCTGGCGTGTTTCGGTGCCGCCCTGACGGGCACGGTCGGCGGTTTGGTGCTCGCCTGGCAGGTCGGCCGTGGCCGGCTCGGCGCATGGCTGCAGGCGCAGTGGCGCGGCAATGCGCCTGCGCCCGATCGGCATTCCGAGCCCGGAGAGATCGCGCGCCTGCGACAGGCGCTCGAAGCACGGACCGAGGCCGAACTCGCGTTGCAGCAGATGCCGCAACTGCTGCAGCAGCTGATCGACGACAAGCTGGAACTGCTGGCGACACAGCAGATGGTGCAGGAACAGGTCCGGTCCGAATACCAGTCGCGCTGGCTCGCGGGTCAGGCCGCGTTGGCCGCCCAGAGCGAGGAACACCACGCGGCGGACCTGCAGGCGATCCTGCGAGCGATCGCCGCAGCACCCCTGTGCGGCCCGGAGCGCCAGCGCACCGAGCACGCGCCGCCGCCGCGCCCGCGGCCGCCCGACGCGCCACCGCCGAGTGCCCCGTCGTCCGCCTCGGCCCGTCCTCCTGAACTGCTGCTCACGCCGATCGTTCCCGCCGAGCCGGTGCCTGAACCCGAGGCGGCGCCGGCGCGCGAACTCACGGACGAAGAGATCGACGCCTTGCCGCCCGAACTGCCGCCGGCGGGCCCGCCCCGCAAACGCATCCTGCCCAGGCCGCCGAAGCCCACCTTGCGCAGCCTGTAGCAGTCTTTGTCCGGCCTTCCACTCACTCGCCCGCCTACTTCCCCCGCTTCACCATCCCCCGCACCAGCCCATGCGCCTCCAGGCGCTGTAGAAGCCTCTTCTTCCACGCCGAAGGCAACGCCGACCCCGCGATCATCTCGGGCCACGCATCCCGTGCGCGCCGCGCAGTCTCCGCGATCACGCGGCGCGCCAGCGGCTCGTGCAGCCCGGCGGAGAAGCAGAAGGCGCGCATGTTCGCGGGCGTGAACAAGGCAGTGCGCTTGGGTGACGAACCGCCGGGCAGCAGCGGCAGTGCGTGGCCCTCGACGCCTTGGAGCGCGGCGTAGGCGACGATGTCGTAGGCCGGGGCCAGGCGCGGGGCGATGCCGTCGGGGTAGAGGATGCCGAAGTTCTTCAGGTGCGCGTCGGGATTGCCGAGCAGGTCGTTCACGGCCAGGCGGCGCAGCAGTTCGAGGACGGCTTCTTCGCCGAGGGACGGGAAGGCGCGCATCGCGAGCGCCATGTCGAGGTAGCTGGCGCCGTACTTGTGCATCGGATCGATCGCGAGCACCTGCGCGAAATCCTCGAAGTGGATGCGGCGCGCGCCGTCGCGGTCGAAGCGCGTGACGGCCAGGAATTCGGGCTCGTCGGGCAGCGCATAACTGTGTTCGGCCGCGATCGCCGACAGCGGCGCGAGTTCGGCGTGGCAGACCTCGACGCCAGCCGCGCCCGCGAGTTGCAGCGACAGCATCTCCAGCTGCGGCATGTGCGGCCGCCCGACCATCGGGAGCTTGGCGATCACGCGCGTGCTCGCGCCGGCGCGCGTGCGGGCCACGTAGCGCCCGCCCTGCCGGCGCAGGCCGAGCTTGGGTTGCACGCCCGAGACCGAGATGCCCTGCGGCATCGGCAGTTCGACCACCGACATTTCCAGCGCATCTTGGTCCTGGGTGATGAGCCGCTGCAGCGTGCCGCGGTCGACCGAGACCGGCCGCGCGCTCACGGCGCCGGGCAGGTCGCCGCCGCAGGCCGCCAGCAGTTCGAAGTGATCGTTGTCGCGGCAGCCGCGCAGCTGCGCGATGTGGCTGCGCAGCACGCCTTCGGGCAGCAGGTTCTGGAAGAAGGGAGGCAACTGGCCGCCCTGGGCATTGAACAGCGGGTTCTTCACGTCGCTCCACAAGGCCGACTGGGTCGAGGCATCGCTCGCGACCATCGAGAGCGACAGCACTTCGGGCGGCGGGTTGGCGACGAGCTCGGGCTCCGCGACGAAGCGGCACAGGTCGGCGTACTGGAAGAGCTTGCCGAAGCGGCGTGCGCCGAGCGAGATCTCGAGGATCTTGACGTTCATGGCGAACGCTTCGTCGACGACGAGACCGTGGAGGACGAAGAAGAAGCCGGCGCAGCGGCGGGGGCCGCCTCCGCCCGGCCGACCGCCGTGCCGACGCGCGTCGGCACGGGTCGGTAGCCGGTGTCGGCTTCGGCCGGTGCGCCAAAGCCCTTGGGCGCGAGCTGCAGTTCGAGCCCCAGCGCATCCACCAGCGCCAGCAGCGACGACAGCTGCGGATTGCCCCTCAGGCTCAGCGCATTGCGCACCGAGCGCTCGGTCAGCCCCGAGCGCTGCGCGAGCGCCGCGTGGCTGAGCCCGGTGGCGTCACGGCGGGCGGAGAGGGCGGTGATGAGTTCCTGCTTGGTCACAGAAAGATATTACCGGGAATCGCGAAATCGGAAATATGTTTCCAAATGCCCCGCGGGCCGGAGTGCCTATCGCGGCACCAGCGTGAAGAAGGGCATCACGACCCCCATGACCCAGTTCTGTCCGAAGTCGAGCGCCGCGCGCCGGTATTTCTCGTCGGCCTGCGCTGCCAGCAGGTCGAGCCGCGCCACCACCTTCGAGAGCTCGCGGTCGGCCACGAGGTTGCGTCCGCGCTCGCTGATCTCGGTGGCCAGCAGCAGCGGCTGGCCGTCGGGGCCGGTCTTGGAGGCGATGAGCCAGAGCGAGATCTCGAAGTTGCGCGCGGCGCGGTAGCTGTTCTCCGCATTGATGCCGTCGAGCATGGTCTGGTCCCAGGTGTCGCCGTTGGCCTGCTTGAGCATCGTGGCCCAGCCGACGACGAGCGCCGCCACCCGGTCGCCCTGGTAGCCCTGGGGCCCGGTGTCGAAGGCCAGGCGGATCGCCTCGATGCCGGTGGCGCCGCGCAGTTCGGGCAGGGCGGGGCCGGTCATCACCGCATCCCAGGCGCGCTGGGCGGCCGCCTCCATGCTCGCGGCCGATTTGCGCCATTCGCGGGGGTTGCGGCGGTAGAGCGTGGTCTGCACGCGCCGGATCGACTGCAGGTTGTCGCGCAGCGACAGGTTCGCGATGCGGTTGGCGCTGGACTGCAGCCATTCCTGGTTGCTGTAGGGCTCGGCGCGCTCGGTGGAGCGCGTCGCCGCGCAACCGCCCAGGCCCAGCAACGACGCCGCGCCCGCCAGCAGACAGGCGCGCCGCGCCGCGAAGGTTGAAAGGAGGGATTCGCTCATGCCCTGACGTTATCATCCACGGCTGGGGCGGCGGCCTGCCTCGAGCGGCGGGCCGCGTGCAATTTTCCTTACAAATCAACACCTTGGCGCTGCGTCAGGGCAGGCCGACAAGTCGTGCGTCTCAATTCCATCAAGCTTTCGGGCTTCAAGTCGTTCGCCGAACCCACCAACTTCCTGCTGCCGGGCCAACTGGTCGGCGTTGTCGGGCCCAACGGTTGCGGCAAGTCGAACATCATGGATGCGGTGCGCTGGGTGCTGGGCGAGTCGCGGGCGTCGGAACTGCGCGGCGAGTCGATGCAGGACGTGATCTTCAACGGCACGACCACCCGCAAGCAGGCCAGCCGTTCGAGCGTGGAACTGGTGTTCGACAACGCCGACCACCGCGCCGGCGGCCAGTGGAACCAGTTCGCCGAGATCGCCGTGCGGCGCGTGCTCACGCGCGACGGCACCAGCAGCTACTACATCAACAACCAGCCGGTGCGCCGCCGCGACGTGCAGGACGTGTTCCTGGGCACCGGCCTCGGCCCGCGCGCCTACGCCATCATCGGCCAGGGCACGATCAGCCGGATCATCGAATCCAAACCCGAGGAACTGCGCCTGTTCCTCGAAGAAGCCGCCGGCGTCTCGAAGTACAAGGAGCGCCGCCGCGAGACCGAGAACCGCCTCGGCGACACGCGCGAGAACCTCACGCGGGTCGAGGACATCCTTCGCGAGCTCAACGCGAACCTCGAAAAGCTCGAGAAGCAGGCCGAGGTGGCGGCGCGCTACAACACGCTGCAGGGCGAGGCCACGAAGAAGCAGCACCAGCTGTGGTTCCTGAAGCGCAGCGAGAGCGACGCCGACCAAGCGAAGATCAAGGCCGAGTCCGAACGCGCCATCAACGACCTCGAATCGCGCACGGCCGACCTGCGCCGCGTCGAGTCCGAGCTCGAGACGGTGCGCCAGGCCCACTACGCCGCCGGCGACCAGGTCAACCAGGCGCAGGGCCGGCTCTACGAGGCCAGCGCCGAGGTCGGCCGCCTCGAGGGCGAGATCCGCTTCGTGGTCGAAGGCCGCCAGCGCGTGGAGCAGCGCCTGGTGCAGCTGCGCGAACAGATCGGCCAGTGGGACACC
It encodes the following:
- the tssG gene encoding type VI secretion system baseplate subunit TssG — translated: MLREAAPVDAGLADFLARLRAAPWKFGFIALMRRFSAAYPRLPRIGLAGRPQQEAFRLGQTAALAFAPREIAEVVLAGEGVRSPGFAPSVRGGNNPELPTVRLYGLGMLGPNGPLPLHYTELVRERTENFNDGTLADFLDIFHHRYFTHMYRAWAQAQAAAGLDRPDDETFSRYVAQLTGHDPLEICDSVLPAHARLAASTHLAREARNPDGLAQTLGRFFAVPVQLQEFVMHWIRIDPEDQTHLHRPSMSSVLGVGAVAGEVMPDRQNKFRLVLGPLTLEQYLRFTPQGKDLPLLVEWVRGFVGYEFIWDLELRVRNDNAPPARLVDTDRLGWSTWLGGSGTVDPSSVSEAADVPCGYAIGMVFEPEQYIGQRTTAAAAPA
- a CDS encoding type VI secretion system ImpA family N-terminal domain-containing protein translates to MTSNAILSPISAVEPCGPSLEYDHEFAMLRARLVPREDAQYGSFVGAPEALNWAEIERDCQRLLLRTKDINLLVWLCRARTRQGQAAGLAQMLGTMGAVLQTWPDQVHPQIVIEGERDPAVRANAIAGLVDPEGLLGDVGDLVVSASTALRLTVHDVERAFAIPRPADASDPVAVTQQLVALRAAAEGDPLAPVQCLAQAAGHLRAIDDWTREQLGDDAPSLRPLRRVLELFLAPQGQQAGSGAAADSSADPGVGAGWPDVPLRAVPGGTRSEVQLAIRSTRQWFESHEPSSPVAVLLKQAERMVGKRFSQVADAIPLDLLRRWDSDEGDERGAA
- a CDS encoding type II toxin-antitoxin system HipA family toxin; the encoded protein is MNVKILEISLGARRFGKLFQYADLCRFVAEPELVANPPPEVLSLSMVASDASTQSALWSDVKNPLFNAQGGQLPPFFQNLLPEGVLRSHIAQLRGCRDNDHFELLAACGGDLPGAVSARPVSVDRGTLQRLITQDQDALEMSVVELPMPQGISVSGVQPKLGLRRQGGRYVARTRAGASTRVIAKLPMVGRPHMPQLEMLSLQLAGAAGVEVCHAELAPLSAIAAEHSYALPDEPEFLAVTRFDRDGARRIHFEDFAQVLAIDPMHKYGASYLDMALAMRAFPSLGEEAVLELLRRLAVNDLLGNPDAHLKNFGILYPDGIAPRLAPAYDIVAYAALQGVEGHALPLLPGGSSPKRTALFTPANMRAFCFSAGLHEPLARRVIAETARRARDAWPEMIAGSALPSAWKKRLLQRLEAHGLVRGMVKRGK
- a CDS encoding helix-turn-helix domain-containing protein, coding for MTKQELITALSARRDATGLSHAALAQRSGLTERSVRNALSLRGNPQLSSLLALVDALGLELQLAPKGFGAPAEADTGYRPVPTRVGTAVGRAEAAPAAAPASSSSSTVSSSTKRSP